One Syntrophorhabdaceae bacterium genomic region harbors:
- a CDS encoding surface-adhesin E family protein: MNSLLKTAGMICFGILISCVFRLTWAAEWTLYYQADTEKEGLTVTERYYIDTSAVQKPQKEIVRFTQRMTATWPGREEADKKITRMEINCSSRRYRVLSATEYDDAGKAPNEVIIDNAPWASFTLDSVMGILRDQLCFEKKQPKPQDKRPDKEPAK, from the coding sequence ATGAACTCGTTGTTAAAGACGGCCGGTATGATATGTTTTGGGATCCTGATCTCGTGCGTCTTTCGTTTGACGTGGGCCGCGGAGTGGACTTTATATTACCAGGCTGACACAGAAAAAGAGGGCCTGACGGTAACGGAGAGGTACTATATTGACACGTCAGCCGTTCAAAAACCGCAGAAAGAGATAGTGAGGTTCACGCAGAGGATGACCGCGACCTGGCCGGGACGCGAAGAAGCCGACAAGAAGATCACACGCATGGAGATCAACTGCTCTTCGCGTAGATACCGGGTTCTTTCCGCTACGGAATATGACGATGCGGGCAAGGCGCCGAACGAGGTTATAATTGACAATGCGCCATGGGCTTCTTTTACCCTCGATTCGGTCATGGGGATACTTCGTGATCAGCTTTGCTTTGAAAAGAAGCAACCGAAACCACAGGATAAGAGACCTGACAAAGAACCGGCAAAGTGA